Proteins encoded within one genomic window of Setaria italica strain Yugu1 chromosome IV, Setaria_italica_v2.0, whole genome shotgun sequence:
- the LOC101785498 gene encoding SPX domain-containing membrane protein Os06g0129400 isoform X1, protein MVNFGKKLMADQIPEWKGYYINYKLMKKKVKQYGQQIQLGEKDRRRVLKDFSKMLDDQIEKIVLFLLEQQGMLASKIEKLGKQRAILQEQPDISGIAELREAYREVGLDLIKLLKFVDLNATGIRKILKKFDKRFGYRFTDYYVTSRSNHPYSQLQQVFKHVGVGAVVGALSRNLAELQERQGSYLSIYDQPSSALKDPIIDMINSSVDKLTRSTNFLRFLGQHAMIVDEESPSTAGEEEIEDQKYHFMSLMLNLVNTFLYMVNTYIIVPTADDYSVSLGAASTVCGVVIGSMAVAQIFSSVYFSAWSNKSYFKPLIFSSIVLFLGNVCYAIAYDMKSLTVLIIGRLLCGLGSARAVNRRYISDCVPARIRMQASAGFVSASALGMACGPALAGLLQWKFKIYMVTFNQSTLPGWVMAVAWLLYLVWLSISFKEPNRATEVNDATQNPASGQRVDIGQLENGLAQPLLTDAENKQNGDEDEEIDDSEEASEDSRKPATSIGSAYRLLTPSVKVQLLIYFMLKYAMEILLSESSVITNHYFSWNTSEVAIFLAILGLTVLPVNAVVGTYISNMFEDRQLLMVSQITLLVGIIFSFKVTSTYSIVQYVASALITFVSAEVLEGVNLSLLSSVMSSRLSRGTYNGGLLSTEAGTLARVVADCTITAAGYLGVGKLLNITLLPSLVICATSIACTFLTYNSLF, encoded by the exons ATGGTTAACTTTGGGAAAAAATTGATGGCCGATCAAATTCCAGAATGGAAAGG ATATTATATAAACTacaagttgatgaagaaaaaaGTTAAACAATATGGCCAGCAGATCCAACTGGGTGAGAAAGATCGTCGCCGGGTTCTCAAAGATTTCTCGAAGATGCTTGATGATCAG ATCGAGAAGATTGTCCTGTTTCTGTTGGAACAACAAGGAATGCTGGCAAGCAAGATAGAGAAGCTAGGAAAGCAACGGGCAATACTACAAGAGCAGCCTGATATATCTGGCATTGCTGAGTTGCGAGAAGCTTATAGGGAAGTTGGTTTGGATCTCATCAAACTTCTCAAGTTCGTTGATCTTAATGCAACTGGCATTCGGAaaatcttgaagaagttcgataAGCGTTTCGGTTACAGATTTACTGATTACTATGTGACCAGTAGATCAAATCACCCCTACTCTCAGCTACAGCAGGTCTTCAAGCATGTG GGTGTAGGGGCTGTTGTAGGAGCCTTGTCACGTAACCTTGCTGAACTTCAGGAGCGTCAAGGAAGTTATTTGTCAATTTATGATCAGCCATCTTCTGCTCTTAAG GACCCAATCATTGATATGATAAATTCGTCAGTGGATAAGTTAACACGCTCAACTAATTTTCTTCGATTTTTGGGGCAACATGCCATGATTGTTGATGAGGAGTCTCCTAGCActgcaggggaggaagaaataGAAGATCAAAAATATCATTTCATGTCCCTTATGTTGAACCTGGTGAACACATTCCTTTACATGGTCAACACATACATCATTGTGCCAACTGCAGATGACTACTCAGTGAGCCTTGGGGCTGCTTCTACTGTTTGTGGTGTTGTTATTGGTTCAATGGCTGTCGCACAAATATTTTCCTCGGTTTACTTCAGCGCATGGTCCAATAAGTCATATTTCAAACCACTTATTTTCAGCAGTATTGTTCTTTTCTTGGGGAATGTATGTTATGCAATAGCATATGATATGAAGTCCCTCACAGTCCTTATTATCGGCCGCTTACTATGTGG GTTGGGTTCTGCAAGAGCTGTCAATCGCCGGTATATTAGTGATTGTGTCCCTGCAAGGATACGCATGCAAGCTTCGGCAGGATTTGTTAGTGCAAGTGCACTTGGCATGGCCTGTGGGCCAGCACTAGCTGGTCTACTTCAGTGGAAATTTAAGATCTACATGGTTACCTTCAATCAATCAACCCTACCTGGTTGGGTGATGGCAGTTGCATGGCTGTTGTACTTAGTCTGGCTATCGATCTCATTCAAGGAACCAAACCGTGCTACTGAGGTGAATGATGCCACACAAAATCCTGCTTCTG GACAAAGGGTGGATATTGGGCAACTGGAAAATGGACTTGCACAACCGCTGCTCACAGACGCTGAAAATAAACAAaatggagatgaagatgaagaaattGATGATAGTGAAGAAGCTTCAGAAGATTCTCGCAAGCCCGCAACATCAATTGGCTCAGCTTACAGATTGCTTACTCCATCAGTAAAG GTTCAATTGTTGATCTACTTCATGCTCAAATATGCAATGGAGATTTTACTTTCAGAGTCCAGTGTTATTACCAATCACTATTTCAGTTGGAACACAAGTGAAGTGGCAATATTTCTAGCAATCCTTGGGTTAACAGTCCTTCCTGTCAATGCTGTTGTTGGAACATACATCAGCAATATGTTTGAGGACAG GCAACTCCTGATGGTATCTCAAATTACATTGCTAGTAGGCATTATTTTCAGCTTCAAAGTTACGAGCACATACTCTATTGTCCAGTACGTTGCCTCAGCACTCATCACGTTTGTTTCTGCTGAAGTTCTTGAAG GTGTGAACCTCTCCCTCCTATCAAGCGTGATGTCGTCCCGCCTCTCCCGTGGCACGTACAACGGTGGTTTGCTCTCGACGGAGGCTGGGACCCTGGCAAGGGTGGTCGCCGACTGCACCATCACTGCGGCAGGGTACCTGGGCGTGGGGAAGCTCCTAAACATCACCCTGCTGCCGTCCCTGGTGATCTGCGCCACGTCCATCGCCTGCACCTTCCTGACCTACAACTCGCTCTTCTAA
- the LOC101785498 gene encoding SPX domain-containing membrane protein Os06g0129400 isoform X2, whose protein sequence is MIEKIVLFLLEQQGMLASKIEKLGKQRAILQEQPDISGIAELREAYREVGLDLIKLLKFVDLNATGIRKILKKFDKRFGYRFTDYYVTSRSNHPYSQLQQVFKHVGVGAVVGALSRNLAELQERQGSYLSIYDQPSSALKDPIIDMINSSVDKLTRSTNFLRFLGQHAMIVDEESPSTAGEEEIEDQKYHFMSLMLNLVNTFLYMVNTYIIVPTADDYSVSLGAASTVCGVVIGSMAVAQIFSSVYFSAWSNKSYFKPLIFSSIVLFLGNVCYAIAYDMKSLTVLIIGRLLCGLGSARAVNRRYISDCVPARIRMQASAGFVSASALGMACGPALAGLLQWKFKIYMVTFNQSTLPGWVMAVAWLLYLVWLSISFKEPNRATEVNDATQNPASGQRVDIGQLENGLAQPLLTDAENKQNGDEDEEIDDSEEASEDSRKPATSIGSAYRLLTPSVKVQLLIYFMLKYAMEILLSESSVITNHYFSWNTSEVAIFLAILGLTVLPVNAVVGTYISNMFEDRQLLMVSQITLLVGIIFSFKVTSTYSIVQYVASALITFVSAEVLEGVNLSLLSSVMSSRLSRGTYNGGLLSTEAGTLARVVADCTITAAGYLGVGKLLNITLLPSLVICATSIACTFLTYNSLF, encoded by the exons ATG ATCGAGAAGATTGTCCTGTTTCTGTTGGAACAACAAGGAATGCTGGCAAGCAAGATAGAGAAGCTAGGAAAGCAACGGGCAATACTACAAGAGCAGCCTGATATATCTGGCATTGCTGAGTTGCGAGAAGCTTATAGGGAAGTTGGTTTGGATCTCATCAAACTTCTCAAGTTCGTTGATCTTAATGCAACTGGCATTCGGAaaatcttgaagaagttcgataAGCGTTTCGGTTACAGATTTACTGATTACTATGTGACCAGTAGATCAAATCACCCCTACTCTCAGCTACAGCAGGTCTTCAAGCATGTG GGTGTAGGGGCTGTTGTAGGAGCCTTGTCACGTAACCTTGCTGAACTTCAGGAGCGTCAAGGAAGTTATTTGTCAATTTATGATCAGCCATCTTCTGCTCTTAAG GACCCAATCATTGATATGATAAATTCGTCAGTGGATAAGTTAACACGCTCAACTAATTTTCTTCGATTTTTGGGGCAACATGCCATGATTGTTGATGAGGAGTCTCCTAGCActgcaggggaggaagaaataGAAGATCAAAAATATCATTTCATGTCCCTTATGTTGAACCTGGTGAACACATTCCTTTACATGGTCAACACATACATCATTGTGCCAACTGCAGATGACTACTCAGTGAGCCTTGGGGCTGCTTCTACTGTTTGTGGTGTTGTTATTGGTTCAATGGCTGTCGCACAAATATTTTCCTCGGTTTACTTCAGCGCATGGTCCAATAAGTCATATTTCAAACCACTTATTTTCAGCAGTATTGTTCTTTTCTTGGGGAATGTATGTTATGCAATAGCATATGATATGAAGTCCCTCACAGTCCTTATTATCGGCCGCTTACTATGTGG GTTGGGTTCTGCAAGAGCTGTCAATCGCCGGTATATTAGTGATTGTGTCCCTGCAAGGATACGCATGCAAGCTTCGGCAGGATTTGTTAGTGCAAGTGCACTTGGCATGGCCTGTGGGCCAGCACTAGCTGGTCTACTTCAGTGGAAATTTAAGATCTACATGGTTACCTTCAATCAATCAACCCTACCTGGTTGGGTGATGGCAGTTGCATGGCTGTTGTACTTAGTCTGGCTATCGATCTCATTCAAGGAACCAAACCGTGCTACTGAGGTGAATGATGCCACACAAAATCCTGCTTCTG GACAAAGGGTGGATATTGGGCAACTGGAAAATGGACTTGCACAACCGCTGCTCACAGACGCTGAAAATAAACAAaatggagatgaagatgaagaaattGATGATAGTGAAGAAGCTTCAGAAGATTCTCGCAAGCCCGCAACATCAATTGGCTCAGCTTACAGATTGCTTACTCCATCAGTAAAG GTTCAATTGTTGATCTACTTCATGCTCAAATATGCAATGGAGATTTTACTTTCAGAGTCCAGTGTTATTACCAATCACTATTTCAGTTGGAACACAAGTGAAGTGGCAATATTTCTAGCAATCCTTGGGTTAACAGTCCTTCCTGTCAATGCTGTTGTTGGAACATACATCAGCAATATGTTTGAGGACAG GCAACTCCTGATGGTATCTCAAATTACATTGCTAGTAGGCATTATTTTCAGCTTCAAAGTTACGAGCACATACTCTATTGTCCAGTACGTTGCCTCAGCACTCATCACGTTTGTTTCTGCTGAAGTTCTTGAAG GTGTGAACCTCTCCCTCCTATCAAGCGTGATGTCGTCCCGCCTCTCCCGTGGCACGTACAACGGTGGTTTGCTCTCGACGGAGGCTGGGACCCTGGCAAGGGTGGTCGCCGACTGCACCATCACTGCGGCAGGGTACCTGGGCGTGGGGAAGCTCCTAAACATCACCCTGCTGCCGTCCCTGGTGATCTGCGCCACGTCCATCGCCTGCACCTTCCTGACCTACAACTCGCTCTTCTAA